Proteins co-encoded in one Spiroplasma gladiatoris genomic window:
- a CDS encoding PTS sugar transporter subunit IIA, with protein sequence MKLKEENIFLNIDLKNKEEVFEFLEEKLISLNLGNKEFIESMKSRDKKASVALGNYLALPHCEYEFSKKIKKSNLIIIKLKEKLIWDGSEILFVICLISSNDEQMDILANIGISFSDDDEVLNLFNTVKDAKQIIEFIEEED encoded by the coding sequence ATGAAATTAAAAGAAGAAAATATATTTTTAAACATTGATTTAAAAAACAAAGAAGAAGTTTTTGAGTTTTTAGAAGAAAAATTAATAAGCTTAAATCTAGGAAATAAAGAATTTATTGAATCGATGAAATCAAGAGATAAAAAAGCAAGTGTTGCTTTGGGAAATTATCTAGCTTTGCCACATTGCGAGTATGAATTTTCTAAAAAGATTAAAAAAAGTAATTTAATTATTATTAAACTAAAAGAAAAACTAATATGAGATGGTAGTGAAATACTATTTGTAATCTGTTTAATATCAAGTAATGATGAACAGATGGATATATTAGCAAATATTGGAATTAGTTTTTCAGATGATGATGAAGTATTGAATTTATTTAATACCGTTAAAGATGCTAAACAAATAATTGAATTTATCGAAGAGGAGGATTAA
- the gnd gene encoding phosphogluconate dehydrogenase (NAD(+)-dependent, decarboxylating) codes for MSSIGVIGLGKMGLGLLQNLNRNNHKAIGFDNNKKTLEQVSNMNLEVVDSLKELVQKLQKPRVVISIITAGKPTSDVFNEVVDLLEPGDFFVDAANSFYKDSIAKYQVAKTKNINFIDAGVSGGPKGALNGACIMAGGDKVEVNYLKSMFTDICVENGFLHTGDVGSGHFAKMVHNGIEYGMMQAIAEGYNVLENSQFNYNYSEISKLWNNGSVIRSWLVELMIDVFSEDPKLDNFTDIMNMNGEGLWTLNEALQQGTPAPVIALSVMMRQASLIDNSFSGKVVSALRNKFGGHEVSKK; via the coding sequence ATGAGTAGTATTGGAGTAATAGGTTTAGGAAAAATGGGTTTAGGATTATTACAAAATTTAAATAGAAATAATCATAAAGCTATCGGATTTGACAATAACAAAAAAACTTTAGAACAAGTTAGTAATATGAATTTAGAAGTTGTAGATTCTTTAAAAGAACTAGTTCAAAAATTACAAAAACCAAGAGTGGTAATTTCAATTATTACTGCAGGTAAGCCTACGAGTGATGTTTTTAACGAAGTAGTTGATTTACTAGAACCAGGAGATTTCTTTGTTGATGCTGCAAACTCTTTTTATAAAGATTCAATAGCAAAATACCAAGTAGCAAAAACAAAAAACATTAATTTTATTGATGCTGGAGTAAGTGGTGGCCCAAAAGGGGCTTTAAACGGTGCTTGTATAATGGCTGGAGGTGATAAAGTTGAAGTCAATTACTTAAAAAGTATGTTTACAGATATATGTGTAGAAAATGGTTTTTTACACACTGGAGATGTGGGAAGTGGGCATTTTGCAAAAATGGTTCACAATGGAATTGAATATGGAATGATGCAAGCGATTGCTGAAGGGTATAATGTATTAGAAAATTCTCAATTTAATTATAATTATAGTGAAATCTCAAAATTGTGAAATAATGGTAGTGTTATTAGAAGCTGATTAGTTGAATTAATGATTGATGTTTTTAGCGAAGATCCTAAACTAGATAATTTTACAGATATAATGAATATGAATGGTGAAGGACTTTGAACTTTAAATGAAGCATTGCAACAAGGAACTCCAGCCCCGGTAATTGCTTTATCTGTTATGATGCGTCAAGCCAGTTTAATTGATAATAGTTTTTCTGGTAAAGTAGTTTCTGCACTACGTAATAAATTCGGTGGACATGAAGTTTCTAAAAAATAA